One segment of Streptomyces sp. XD-27 DNA contains the following:
- a CDS encoding multidrug efflux SMR transporter, translated as MTWIYLAIAIVFEIAFALGTNATKGFTKLWPSVFTLLAAAGGIFTLSLALKTLDVGVGYTIWTGAGSIGTVVLGSVVYREKITLPKLLSFASIIAGVITLKLAAGV; from the coding sequence ATGACCTGGATCTACCTCGCGATCGCCATCGTCTTCGAGATCGCCTTCGCCCTCGGCACCAACGCCACGAAGGGCTTCACCAAGCTCTGGCCCTCCGTCTTCACGCTGCTCGCCGCGGCAGGCGGCATCTTCACCCTCAGCCTCGCGCTCAAAACCCTCGACGTCGGCGTCGGCTACACCATCTGGACCGGTGCGGGCTCCATAGGCACCGTCGTCCTGGGCTCGGTCGTCTACCGGGAGAAGATCACCCTCCCCAAACTGCTCTCCTTCGCCTCGATCATCGCCGGTGTCATCACGCTCAAGCTCGCCGCCGGGGTCTGA
- a CDS encoding cupin domain-containing protein: MAKNAHVRRSGEGKAFWMLNGLYEVKASSDETNGEMTVMEMTIPEGMGPPPHIHPGTESVYVIEGTLRYHIGNKTVDGGPGDFFHIPEGTLERFEPTSTTRILVTYTPGGIDKFFEEAGEPAQRRELPPQSDAAPDIDRLIEIGKRHGIQMQRMTPA; the protein is encoded by the coding sequence GTGGCGAAGAACGCCCACGTGCGCCGCAGCGGTGAAGGAAAGGCGTTCTGGATGCTGAACGGCCTTTACGAGGTCAAGGCATCGAGCGATGAGACCAACGGCGAAATGACCGTGATGGAGATGACCATCCCGGAGGGAATGGGCCCGCCGCCCCACATCCACCCCGGGACCGAGAGCGTCTACGTCATCGAGGGGACACTGCGGTACCACATCGGCAACAAGACGGTCGACGGCGGCCCCGGGGACTTCTTCCACATCCCCGAGGGCACATTGGAACGGTTCGAGCCCACCAGCACGACGCGGATCCTGGTCACCTACACGCCGGGCGGCATCGACAAGTTCTTCGAGGAGGCGGGCGAACCCGCCCAACGGCGCGAACTGCCGCCCCAGTCGGACGCGGCACCGGACATCGACCGCCTCATCGAGATCGGCAAACGCCACGGAATCCAGATGCAGCGGATGACCCCCGCCTAG
- a CDS encoding helix-turn-helix transcriptional regulator translates to MDTDRALAAELEELQRLEEEIASGGEALARGAWANARAAFERALHRDGDARMYEGGAPQRYKGGSRAGAAYARAYEGLGTAAWWLDDAATATGARTRAFRLYQDAGDRRSAARVATALAMDRHAAGDDTDARGWLRWARGLLEGVRADAEAGAEAGTASRAGSAAESGTTSGAEPGTTSGTASGAEAGWLAVREAQLALAADHDPEAAVRAATAAVAVGRASADRDLELLGLAHQGLAMVGQGHVGEGMRLVDGAAAAAVAGEIRDPDAAATCCRCLVSACEQLQYYERAARSCRTLRDLAARSHHRLMLSICRTHEAGVLFWRGLWPEAEAELATAIRALEATRPARAAEPVVQLARLRCRQGRFEEAATLLDGISQAEQASQAGQADQTTQVGQATLRAAPAAGPPPRAPGGIPALLVRAELELERGDAGRKADGTRDGTADRKAYGADRNDQNAYGIADGSAAAAADLAERYLRELGPTARLERAPGLELLARAKAATGDVRAAEAAATELAAVAADAATEPMRASACLAAGAVAAALGDHEKAGRRFADAVDHYGRGGVFEAARARLRLADTLAALGRAPEAAAEAQAAYRAFHTLGAERAEADAAALLRGIAASVSDRTDRLGGAGTHLTPREVEILRLLARGLSDQQIAEELFLSLHTVVRHLDTIYDKLGAAGSAGSAARARAAAFALTHGVA, encoded by the coding sequence GTGGACACCGACAGAGCGCTTGCAGCAGAGCTCGAAGAGCTTCAACGGCTTGAAGAGGAGATCGCCTCCGGCGGCGAGGCGCTGGCCCGCGGCGCGTGGGCGAACGCGCGGGCGGCCTTTGAGCGGGCGTTGCACCGCGATGGGGACGCGCGGATGTACGAGGGCGGGGCCCCGCAGCGGTACAAGGGCGGCTCGCGGGCGGGCGCGGCATACGCGCGGGCGTACGAGGGGCTGGGCACGGCGGCGTGGTGGCTCGACGACGCCGCCACGGCGACCGGGGCACGCACGCGGGCCTTCCGGCTCTACCAGGACGCGGGCGACCGCCGCAGCGCGGCCCGCGTGGCCACCGCCCTGGCCATGGACCGGCACGCCGCGGGGGACGACACGGACGCCAGGGGGTGGCTGCGGTGGGCCCGGGGGCTGCTGGAGGGGGTGAGGGCGGATGCCGAGGCCGGGGCGGAGGCCGGGACGGCGTCCCGAGCCGGATCCGCCGCCGAGTCCGGCACCACGTCCGGCGCCGAGCCCGGCACGACATCCGGCACCGCGTCCGGGGCCGAGGCCGGGTGGCTTGCGGTTCGTGAGGCGCAGCTGGCGCTGGCGGCCGACCACGATCCGGAGGCCGCGGTGCGCGCAGCCACCGCGGCCGTGGCGGTCGGCCGGGCCTCGGCCGACCGTGATCTGGAGCTCCTGGGACTGGCCCATCAGGGGCTCGCCATGGTGGGGCAGGGCCATGTCGGGGAGGGGATGCGGCTGGTCGACGGCGCCGCGGCGGCGGCCGTCGCGGGCGAGATCCGGGACCCCGACGCGGCGGCCACCTGCTGCCGCTGTCTCGTGTCCGCCTGCGAGCAGCTCCAGTACTACGAGCGAGCCGCGCGGTCGTGCCGGACCCTGCGGGACCTCGCGGCCCGCTCGCACCATCGGCTGATGCTGTCGATCTGCCGTACGCACGAGGCCGGGGTGCTGTTCTGGCGCGGCCTGTGGCCGGAGGCCGAGGCGGAGCTGGCGACCGCGATACGGGCGCTGGAGGCGACCCGCCCCGCCCGCGCCGCCGAGCCCGTCGTACAGCTGGCGCGCCTCAGGTGCCGGCAGGGCCGGTTCGAGGAGGCGGCGACGCTGCTCGACGGCATCTCCCAGGCGGAGCAGGCGTCCCAGGCGGGCCAAGCGGACCAGACGACCCAGGTGGGCCAGGCGACGCTCCGGGCGGCGCCCGCTGCCGGTCCGCCGCCGCGCGCCCCCGGCGGCATCCCGGCACTGCTGGTCCGCGCGGAACTGGAGCTGGAACGCGGGGACGCGGGAAGGAAGGCGGACGGAACGAGGGACGGAACGGCGGACCGGAAGGCATACGGAGCGGACCGGAACGACCAGAACGCGTACGGAATCGCGGACGGGAGCGCCGCGGCCGCCGCCGACCTCGCCGAGCGGTACCTGCGCGAGCTCGGCCCCACGGCCCGCTTGGAACGCGCCCCCGGGCTGGAACTGCTCGCCCGCGCGAAGGCGGCGACGGGCGACGTACGGGCCGCGGAGGCCGCGGCCACCGAGCTGGCGGCCGTGGCGGCGGACGCGGCGACGGAGCCGATGCGGGCGTCGGCGTGCCTGGCGGCCGGGGCGGTCGCCGCCGCCCTCGGGGACCACGAGAAGGCCGGGCGCCGGTTCGCGGACGCGGTGGACCACTACGGCCGCGGCGGCGTCTTCGAGGCCGCCCGCGCCCGCCTGCGGCTGGCCGACACGCTGGCCGCGCTGGGGCGGGCGCCGGAGGCGGCGGCCGAGGCCCAGGCGGCGTACCGCGCGTTCCACACCCTCGGCGCGGAGCGCGCCGAGGCCGATGCCGCCGCCCTCCTGCGCGGAATCGCGGCGTCCGTGTCGGACCGGACCGACCGTCTCGGCGGTGCCGGTACGCACCTGACACCGCGTGAGGTCGAGATCCTGCGCCTGCTGGCCCGTGGCCTGAGCGACCAGCAGATCGCGGAGGAGCTGTTCCTGAGCCTCCACACCGTCGTACGGCACCTCGACACCATCTACGACAAGCTCGGCGCCGCCGGCAGCGCCGGCAGCGCCGCCCGCGCCAGGGCGGCGGCCTTCGCGCTCACGCACGGCGTGGCCTGA
- a CDS encoding class I SAM-dependent methyltransferase, which yields MPARHDIDAERELWDAYAESTKKDVYESEPVFRWTQYAGHGPGPELLGEPGSVLEIGCGTGRALAYLARQGVMATGVDLSPVMVARTSARWESTSARFICAEVLEHLRGSTETYDAIYSIFGAVWFTDPAKLLPLVAERLNPGGVLAFSHPPAIPGAYGPQGMYKGGFAGKAMFTYRYSHTPRKWVSLLLRAGFADADAYVLDAPTPGHIGTLIVRAVAN from the coding sequence TTGCCCGCACGCCACGACATCGACGCCGAACGCGAACTCTGGGACGCCTACGCCGAGAGCACGAAGAAGGACGTGTACGAGTCCGAGCCCGTCTTTCGCTGGACGCAGTACGCCGGGCACGGGCCGGGTCCCGAGTTACTCGGCGAGCCGGGGTCCGTGCTGGAGATCGGATGCGGCACGGGGCGGGCCCTGGCCTACCTCGCGCGGCAGGGGGTCATGGCGACCGGTGTGGATCTCTCACCCGTCATGGTCGCGCGCACGTCCGCACGCTGGGAGTCGACGAGCGCGCGGTTCATCTGTGCCGAGGTACTCGAACACCTCCGCGGCAGCACCGAGACCTATGACGCCATCTACTCGATCTTCGGCGCCGTCTGGTTCACCGACCCGGCCAAGCTGCTCCCCCTGGTCGCGGAGCGGCTGAACCCCGGCGGCGTTCTGGCGTTCTCGCATCCCCCGGCCATCCCCGGGGCGTACGGCCCCCAAGGGATGTACAAGGGCGGGTTCGCGGGCAAGGCCATGTTCACGTACCGCTACAGCCACACACCCCGCAAGTGGGTGAGCCTCCTGCTGCGGGCCGGGTTCGCGGACGCCGACGCGTACGTGCTCGACGCGCCGACGCCCGGGCACATCGGCACGCTGATCGTCCGTGCCGTGGCGAACTGA
- a CDS encoding SCO4226 family nickel-binding protein has product MTKFMDVHRGMKGITPDQLKAAHEADAAIEGEEKVHFERAWADPESGTVYCLSEGPSADAVKRIHERTGHPADEIHPVPLTI; this is encoded by the coding sequence ATGACGAAGTTCATGGACGTACACCGTGGGATGAAGGGCATCACGCCGGACCAGCTCAAGGCGGCCCACGAGGCCGATGCCGCGATCGAGGGCGAGGAGAAGGTCCACTTCGAGCGCGCCTGGGCCGATCCGGAATCCGGCACCGTCTACTGCCTGTCCGAGGGCCCGTCGGCTGACGCGGTAAAGCGGATACACGAGCGGACGGGCCACCCGGCCGACGAGATCCACCCGGTGCCGCTCACGATCTGA
- a CDS encoding MarR family winged helix-turn-helix transcriptional regulator has product MPAGPAAQPSGAQDAQMWNRVLSLHAHVEHRLGTALQRRHGLGLSEYRALGHLAAAPDSELRMQELADRLGLNQSSVTRLVGRLNAAGFTHRDTCPDDKRGVYTVLDDSGRARHEEARATYEETLAAALDESARSDPATAAALTALRSALT; this is encoded by the coding sequence ATGCCCGCAGGCCCCGCCGCGCAGCCGTCCGGCGCGCAGGACGCGCAGATGTGGAACCGCGTACTGTCCCTGCACGCACACGTCGAGCACCGCCTCGGCACGGCGCTCCAGCGCCGGCACGGCCTCGGCCTGTCCGAGTACCGGGCGCTCGGGCACCTCGCGGCAGCGCCGGACAGCGAGCTGCGCATGCAGGAACTGGCCGACAGGCTCGGCCTCAACCAGAGCTCGGTGACCCGACTGGTCGGCCGCCTGAACGCGGCCGGCTTCACGCACCGCGACACCTGCCCCGACGACAAGCGCGGCGTCTACACCGTGCTCGACGACTCCGGCCGCGCCCGCCACGAGGAGGCTCGCGCGACCTACGAGGAGACCCTGGCCGCGGCCCTGGACGAGTCGGCCCGGTCCGACCCGGCCACAGCGGCCGCCCTGACCGCCCTGCGATCCGCCCTCACCTGA
- a CDS encoding SDR family oxidoreductase, which produces MPRALVTGGSRGIGAAFADRLAAKGCDLLLVGRDKQGLRATATAMRRTHGVAADALVADLAQEQDLALVEERAAAGVDILVNNAGFAHPAPFPRVPVEDEIRMLRVHCEAVLRLTHAALPAMNARGRGGIINVASIWALYPRSTYGASKAWMTAFSESLRHGNTVRPGVRVMALCPGYVRTELHQRTGRDISRVPGFLWLPAAQVADTALRDLARNRRLSIPGTPYRILAALGGISPRIPSLILTHLGSRPTQHT; this is translated from the coding sequence GTGCCACGTGCCCTGGTGACCGGGGGAAGCAGGGGGATCGGCGCCGCGTTCGCCGACCGGCTCGCCGCCAAAGGCTGCGACCTCCTGCTGGTAGGCCGCGACAAGCAGGGCCTGCGCGCCACCGCCACGGCGATGCGCCGGACCCACGGCGTCGCCGCCGACGCCCTCGTCGCCGACCTGGCTCAGGAACAGGACCTGGCCCTGGTGGAGGAACGCGCGGCCGCCGGTGTCGACATCCTGGTCAACAATGCCGGATTCGCTCACCCCGCTCCGTTCCCGCGGGTGCCGGTGGAAGACGAGATCCGCATGCTGCGCGTGCACTGCGAGGCCGTGCTGCGCCTGACCCACGCGGCGCTGCCCGCCATGAACGCCCGCGGCCGCGGCGGCATCATCAACGTCGCCTCCATCTGGGCGCTCTACCCCCGCAGCACGTACGGCGCCTCCAAGGCCTGGATGACGGCCTTCAGTGAGAGCCTGCGCCACGGGAACACCGTCCGGCCCGGTGTCCGCGTCATGGCCCTGTGCCCCGGCTACGTCCGCACCGAACTGCACCAGCGCACGGGCAGGGACATCTCGCGCGTCCCCGGCTTCCTGTGGCTGCCCGCCGCCCAGGTCGCCGACACCGCCCTGCGCGACCTCGCCCGCAACCGGCGCCTCAGCATCCCCGGCACGCCGTACCGGATCCTGGCGGCCCTGGGCGGAATCAGCCCTCGTATCCCCTCCCTGATCCTGACTCACCTCGGCTCCCGTCCCACCCAGCACACCTGA
- a CDS encoding HisA/HisF-related TIM barrel protein, with protein sequence MFPSVHVAGGRVVHLVKDGQVPEPVRTDPVKAALAFQEQGATWLHLVMAEDGSGGFDVDTARRVIGAVDIDVQLMCRAGVVDDDSLARALGTGCTRLNLGRGSLADLRWCTTAIARHGERLGVSLPVRRTGGGLRVAGLGPVADSGELGDVLSVLDRAGCARYVVTDVSREGTLSGPNLGLFRDVCGRTPAAVLAAGGVTTLEDLRAVVALAPHGVEGVLVGRALYADAFTLPQALAAVEPGAGRAR encoded by the coding sequence GTGTTCCCATCGGTCCACGTTGCCGGGGGCAGGGTGGTGCATCTCGTCAAGGACGGGCAGGTGCCGGAGCCGGTGCGCACCGATCCGGTCAAGGCCGCCCTCGCCTTCCAGGAACAGGGCGCCACCTGGCTGCACCTGGTGATGGCCGAGGACGGGAGCGGGGGCTTCGACGTCGACACGGCCCGTCGCGTCATCGGCGCCGTCGACATCGACGTGCAGCTGATGTGCCGTGCCGGAGTGGTCGACGACGACTCCCTCGCCCGGGCGCTCGGCACCGGCTGCACCCGGCTCAACCTCGGCCGCGGCTCCCTGGCCGATCTCCGCTGGTGTACCACGGCCATCGCCCGGCACGGCGAACGGCTCGGCGTCAGCCTGCCCGTGCGCCGCACCGGCGGCGGCCTGCGCGTGGCCGGGCTCGGGCCTGTCGCCGACTCCGGTGAACTGGGGGACGTCCTGAGCGTGCTGGACCGCGCCGGGTGCGCCCGTTACGTCGTCACCGACGTGAGCAGGGAAGGCACCCTGTCCGGCCCCAACCTCGGCCTCTTTCGCGATGTCTGTGGTCGTACGCCCGCGGCGGTGCTGGCCGCGGGCGGCGTCACCACCCTTGAGGACCTGCGGGCCGTCGTGGCCCTGGCTCCGCACGGCGTCGAGGGCGTCCTCGTCGGCCGGGCCCTGTACGCCGACGCGTTCACCCTGCCGCAAGCCCTTGCCGCCGTCGAGCCAGGGGCGGGAAGAGCCCGATAG
- a CDS encoding 2-dehydropantoate 2-reductase, which translates to MTERAPARLKVAVLGAGSIGCHLGGSLAPYADVTLIGRRAAMDALDEHGLTLTGGGRPSLRLDPGAVRTARSPAAAAGADYVLVTVKSPATRDAARELAAHLTPGTVVVSFQNGLHNPRIISSVLGPGHTVLAGMVPYNVVRATGAGPSDTPPAATPVGYHQGSGGALMIEDRPEAAALVRALGRAGLRVQVCRDMPAVQRAKLLMNLNNAVNALSGLPLREELGQRAFRTCLALCQAEALAAFRAEGVRPGRVGALPAPLMPRLLRLPDPLFRRLAASPLAIDAHARSSMWEDLRRGRPTEIDTLQGEIVAMAARHGLPAPVNARLVTLVRQAEAAAPERGRTWTGPELLADLRSQRA; encoded by the coding sequence ATGACGGAGCGCGCCCCGGCCCGCCTCAAGGTCGCCGTACTCGGCGCCGGGAGCATCGGCTGCCACCTCGGCGGCAGTCTCGCTCCGTACGCCGACGTCACCCTGATCGGCCGCCGGGCGGCCATGGACGCGCTGGACGAGCACGGACTGACCCTCACCGGGGGCGGCCGCCCGAGCCTCCGCCTCGACCCGGGAGCCGTACGCACGGCCCGTTCGCCCGCGGCCGCGGCCGGAGCCGACTACGTCCTGGTGACGGTCAAGTCCCCGGCGACCCGCGACGCCGCCCGCGAGCTGGCCGCGCACCTCACTCCCGGCACCGTGGTGGTGAGCTTCCAGAACGGCCTGCACAACCCGCGGATCATCAGCTCCGTACTCGGCCCCGGACACACCGTGCTGGCGGGCATGGTCCCGTACAACGTGGTGCGCGCGACCGGCGCCGGACCCTCTGACACGCCCCCCGCCGCGACCCCTGTCGGGTACCACCAGGGCTCCGGTGGCGCCCTCATGATCGAGGACCGTCCGGAGGCCGCCGCGCTGGTCCGGGCCCTGGGCCGGGCCGGACTACGGGTCCAGGTCTGCCGCGACATGCCCGCGGTCCAGCGCGCCAAACTGCTGATGAACCTCAACAACGCGGTCAACGCGCTGTCCGGCCTGCCGCTGCGCGAGGAGCTGGGGCAGCGGGCGTTCCGTACGTGCCTGGCGCTGTGCCAGGCCGAGGCGCTCGCCGCGTTCCGCGCGGAGGGCGTCCGCCCGGGCCGCGTCGGCGCGCTCCCCGCTCCCCTCATGCCCCGCCTGCTGCGCCTGCCGGACCCGCTCTTCCGCCGTCTGGCGGCCTCGCCCCTCGCAATCGACGCCCACGCGCGCTCCTCCATGTGGGAGGACCTGCGGCGCGGCCGCCCCACGGAGATCGACACCCTTCAGGGCGAGATCGTCGCGATGGCCGCCCGCCATGGCCTTCCGGCCCCGGTCAACGCCCGTCTCGTCACCCTCGTACGGCAGGCGGAGGCAGCCGCCCCGGAGCGTGGCCGCACGTGGACGGGCCCCGAGCTGCTGGCGGACCTCCGGTCCCAGCGGGCCTGA
- a CDS encoding multidrug efflux SMR transporter yields the protein MAWIYLLIASVFEVVFALATNATHGFTELWPSLLTAAAAAGGIFFLSLALRTLDVGVGYTVWTGIGSVGTVILGTVIFNETLNAWKALAFVLIIGGVLGLKLADRRQTQSAQPAAG from the coding sequence ATGGCCTGGATCTACCTGCTCATCGCCTCGGTCTTCGAAGTCGTCTTCGCGCTCGCCACCAACGCCACGCACGGCTTCACCGAGCTGTGGCCCTCGCTGCTCACCGCCGCCGCGGCCGCGGGCGGGATCTTCTTCCTGAGTCTCGCCCTGCGGACCCTCGACGTCGGCGTCGGCTACACGGTCTGGACCGGCATCGGCTCCGTCGGAACGGTCATCCTCGGCACCGTGATCTTCAACGAGACGCTCAACGCCTGGAAGGCCCTGGCCTTCGTCCTGATCATCGGCGGCGTCCTCGGCCTCAAGCTCGCCGACAGGCGGCAGACGCAGTCCGCTCAGCCGGCCGCCGGCTGA
- a CDS encoding helix-turn-helix transcriptional regulator: MRTAIATHDFGTVFFLARSEAGISYSKIAAECDIKPERVGALARGQGSVTTFDKIARIADALRIPGDLLGLAPREWEVSPPGRITTMPAHSTATNGDGDEVRRREFFKASAGTGLAVGLHDLTRPQAHRRVGSDLPERLRERTARLRRLDDVLGGRDTYRVYLGEYQATKALIRDTTCTEETSRALLSVLAEQAQQAGWAAFDAGRHADAAGLYEASHKAAVDAGDTSLAGNALAFLAYQTVNGDRQAGIEIAARSCEIAGPDAAPGVRALLYERLAWAYAVAGHASETERALNGAEAALAEIDGTPQPDWVTWVDRNELRIMTGRCWTELRRPLRAVPALETALAQYDDTHARDKSLYLSWLAESYVFAGEIEQAAAITGRALDLSAGVASARPWERLAPVLRRLGEYQALPAVAEVLEKAST; encoded by the coding sequence ATGAGAACCGCGATCGCGACCCATGATTTCGGCACGGTGTTCTTCCTCGCACGTAGCGAGGCCGGGATCAGCTACTCGAAGATTGCGGCCGAATGCGACATCAAACCGGAGCGCGTGGGGGCCTTGGCGCGTGGTCAAGGTAGCGTGACCACATTCGACAAGATCGCACGGATTGCCGATGCATTACGCATCCCTGGCGATCTCCTCGGTCTCGCTCCGCGCGAATGGGAGGTTTCGCCGCCGGGTCGGATCACCACCATGCCTGCGCATTCCACTGCCACGAACGGAGACGGAGACGAAGTGCGGCGCAGGGAGTTCTTCAAAGCATCGGCCGGAACCGGGCTCGCCGTGGGGTTGCACGACCTCACTCGCCCGCAGGCACACCGCCGGGTCGGAAGCGACCTTCCTGAGCGACTCCGGGAGCGCACAGCCCGCTTGCGGCGCCTTGACGACGTACTCGGAGGCAGGGACACCTACCGGGTCTACCTCGGTGAGTACCAGGCCACGAAGGCTCTGATCCGCGATACCACCTGCACCGAAGAGACCAGCCGGGCCTTACTCTCCGTACTGGCCGAGCAAGCGCAGCAAGCTGGCTGGGCCGCGTTCGACGCCGGTAGGCATGCAGACGCAGCCGGGCTTTACGAGGCCAGCCACAAGGCCGCGGTCGATGCTGGAGATACCTCGCTCGCAGGTAACGCGCTCGCCTTCCTCGCCTACCAGACGGTCAACGGCGATCGGCAAGCCGGGATAGAAATCGCTGCCCGCTCGTGTGAGATTGCGGGTCCCGATGCGGCTCCAGGCGTGCGCGCGCTGCTGTACGAGCGGCTTGCGTGGGCGTACGCGGTCGCGGGCCACGCCTCTGAGACAGAGCGCGCCCTCAACGGCGCGGAGGCCGCGCTCGCTGAGATCGACGGCACCCCGCAGCCGGACTGGGTGACGTGGGTCGACCGCAACGAGCTGCGCATCATGACCGGCCGGTGTTGGACGGAGCTTCGGCGGCCACTCCGTGCTGTCCCCGCCCTGGAGACCGCGTTGGCTCAGTACGACGACACCCACGCACGAGACAAGAGCCTCTACCTGTCGTGGCTGGCCGAGTCCTACGTTTTCGCGGGGGAGATCGAGCAGGCCGCCGCCATCACGGGGCGCGCATTGGACCTTTCCGCCGGGGTGGCTTCTGCCCGCCCCTGGGAGCGGCTTGCTCCCGTACTGCGGCGGCTCGGCGAGTACCAGGCGCTACCAGCCGTCGCCGAGGTCCTGGAGAAGGCCAGTACCTGA
- the cutA gene encoding divalent-cation tolerance protein CutA, protein MADFLQVSTATETREQAVELARSVVMARLAAGAQIVGPVVSAFWHEGEFGTGEEWQLLLKTRADRYPEVEAHFLAHHPWKNPEISAVPIVAGSDAYLRWVATTVESVAAK, encoded by the coding sequence ATGGCTGACTTTCTCCAGGTGTCGACAGCAACGGAGACCCGTGAGCAGGCGGTGGAGCTGGCCCGGTCCGTGGTGATGGCTCGCCTGGCTGCCGGGGCACAGATCGTCGGTCCAGTGGTCTCCGCCTTCTGGCATGAGGGCGAGTTCGGGACCGGTGAGGAGTGGCAACTGCTGCTGAAGACCCGGGCCGACAGGTATCCCGAAGTAGAGGCCCACTTCCTGGCACACCACCCGTGGAAGAACCCGGAGATCTCGGCCGTGCCAATCGTGGCGGGATCGGATGCGTACCTTCGATGGGTGGCTACGACTGTCGAGTCGGTTGCGGCGAAGTGA